The Bacteroidota bacterium region CTTGATCCGCTCTATCTGATCACTAGTTAGAGGCATGGCGCGATTGATTGTAAGAGGCATCCATCCCGGTCAAGCGACGGCCAGATCGCCGATGTGTTTCGAGTTCAGGCGGCATAACTACTACTTCAGTGAAATTGCCACCCTACCTCTTCACAGAGAGCGGTGGCCTGTCAAGATACTCACGCCCGCACCCACGTCTCGAAGCGAAAGCCGTCGTGCGGCTCGCGGCCCGATAGCTCGAACTCGGTCCCGAGGAGGTGCTCGACGGGTGGGAAGAAGGTGTCGCCGTCGTAGTCGCCCTCGACGAAGGTGAGTTCGAGACGGTCGGCGAGCGGGAGGGTCTGCTCGTAGATCGTCGCCCCGCCGCCGATGCAGATTTTCTCGCGGTCACCGAAGGCGTCGAGGGCCGCGTCGAGCGACGAATAGACGTGGATGCCAGCGTGGTCCACGCGCATCGGGTGGCGCGTG contains the following coding sequences:
- a CDS encoding dihydrofolate reductase, with product MKENPERSASARRSSLVPRRSPEIVIVAALAEANRVIGDGQNLPWHIPEDLKHFKRLTLGHPLVMGRKTFESVLHQFGRPLPGRENVVLTRHPMRVDHAGIHVYSSLDAALDAFGDREKICIGGGATIYEQTLPLADRLELTFVEGDYDGDTFFPPVEHLLGTEFELSGREPHDGFRFETWVRA